Proteins co-encoded in one Pedosphaera parvula Ellin514 genomic window:
- a CDS encoding type II secretion system F family protein, with amino-acid sequence MNYDEFAFFNQQLAAMLREGIPLEGALHRLSADMRDKRLQTEIQLLEGDLRNGLSLRDALKARKLPDFYVQMLMVGVNGNDLLGVLLLVADYYQRANTIWTRLKGLLVYPLIVLIAAFALSTFITILGTWLIGSDNSGLFQTPIPPMIMINLWGPPILTGAMLLGILVILLVPQFRRGMRWRLPAFKEAKLAQTASAMSLLLNHGGNLYQAIGLVRQLEANSPASRELDEWQERLSNGDGKFSGMAARGVVFPPLFLWLVGNAGEDLVGGFRRAAEIYGARAVYRVEMFLYAALPFSIIALGFMIVCQIFPLLKIVTGLMNGIDSVGN; translated from the coding sequence ATGAATTACGATGAGTTTGCATTTTTCAACCAACAACTTGCCGCAATGTTACGGGAAGGAATTCCTTTGGAGGGCGCGTTGCATCGGCTCTCAGCCGATATGCGGGACAAGCGATTGCAGACGGAGATCCAGTTGCTCGAAGGTGATTTGAGAAATGGGCTTTCGCTTAGAGATGCTCTGAAAGCAAGGAAACTTCCGGATTTCTATGTGCAGATGCTCATGGTGGGAGTAAATGGCAATGACCTGCTCGGAGTGCTGCTCTTGGTAGCCGATTATTATCAACGGGCTAACACCATTTGGACCCGACTGAAGGGACTGTTGGTTTATCCCTTGATTGTGCTGATTGCTGCTTTTGCCCTCTCCACCTTCATCACCATTCTTGGCACCTGGCTGATAGGCTCGGATAACAGCGGTCTTTTTCAAACCCCCATTCCTCCGATGATCATGATCAATCTTTGGGGACCACCGATTCTGACCGGGGCGATGCTTTTGGGAATACTGGTGATTCTCCTCGTGCCTCAATTCCGGCGCGGGATGCGTTGGCGACTGCCTGCTTTCAAGGAAGCGAAGCTTGCACAAACCGCCTCGGCCATGTCTCTACTCTTAAATCATGGCGGTAATTTATATCAGGCAATCGGACTCGTTCGTCAATTGGAGGCCAATAGTCCGGCCAGCCGTGAGTTGGACGAATGGCAGGAACGATTGAGCAATGGAGATGGAAAGTTCTCAGGGATGGCTGCCAGGGGAGTTGTGTTTCCTCCGCTATTTCTATGGTTGGTTGGCAATGCCGGGGAAGACCTCGTCGGCGGTTTTCGGCGGGCTGCAGAAATCTACGGCGCCAGGGCAGTGTATCGCGTGGAAATGTTCCTTTATGCCGCACTGCCGTTTTCCATCATCGCTCTTGGCTTCATGATCGTGTGTCAAATCTTCCCGTTATTAAAGATAGTGACAGGCTTGATGAACGGAATCGATTCCGTAGGCAACTAA
- a CDS encoding type II secretion system F family protein, whose protein sequence is MNDEMDILKLILGAILWFLFWLAPLCALLFTGYVCFSLPLKRQERARFFLDLLDTALREGKRVENVLISISESRDRSMGVRFHLLAAYLETGMRLGEALDKVPRLLPTQISTMLKVGGQIGDIGKMLPACRQLLKDAQSQTQGAINYLVLLAFVITPMGISIFGVLETFVMPQFEGVAVSMGAQNSHSIAFLVVHKTLLISIQILLLAVVWSVAFCYIGGPRLTTWTKSGAAGIIDRLFYALPWRRKRMERDFSAMLAVLLDSGTPEPEALRLAANCTANGVFQTKTGLAVAALQQGTTLPEAVQNLDQSGEFGWRLSHAMRTRGGFLKAVLGWNESLDAKAFQQEQATAQVISTGLLLANALLVGFVMVSVFGVLISIIRMELLW, encoded by the coding sequence ATGAATGATGAAATGGACATTCTTAAGCTGATCCTGGGAGCCATTTTATGGTTTCTCTTCTGGCTTGCTCCGCTTTGCGCATTGCTTTTCACGGGATATGTGTGTTTCAGCCTTCCGTTGAAACGGCAGGAGCGGGCGCGATTTTTTCTTGATTTGCTGGATACCGCATTGAGAGAAGGAAAACGCGTTGAAAATGTGCTGATTTCGATTTCGGAAAGTCGGGATCGATCCATGGGCGTGCGGTTTCATCTACTGGCAGCATATCTCGAAACCGGAATGAGACTTGGCGAAGCCTTGGACAAGGTTCCCCGTCTCCTTCCAACACAGATTTCGACCATGCTGAAAGTCGGGGGGCAAATAGGGGACATTGGAAAAATGTTACCAGCCTGCCGTCAGCTTCTCAAAGATGCCCAATCGCAAACACAGGGGGCAATTAATTACCTGGTGCTTTTGGCCTTCGTTATCACACCCATGGGCATTTCCATTTTCGGAGTTTTGGAAACTTTCGTCATGCCGCAGTTTGAGGGAGTCGCTGTAAGCATGGGGGCCCAAAACTCACACAGTATTGCTTTTCTGGTAGTACATAAAACCCTGTTAATCTCCATTCAAATACTTCTCCTTGCCGTCGTTTGGTCAGTGGCATTCTGCTATATCGGCGGCCCTCGGCTCACGACCTGGACCAAATCCGGCGCGGCCGGAATTATTGATCGGCTTTTCTATGCATTGCCGTGGCGAAGAAAGCGGATGGAGAGGGATTTCTCAGCAATGCTGGCTGTGCTTTTGGACTCCGGCACACCAGAGCCTGAAGCGCTGCGCCTGGCGGCGAATTGCACCGCCAACGGGGTTTTCCAGACAAAGACAGGTCTCGCTGTTGCCGCCTTACAACAAGGGACCACGCTGCCAGAAGCGGTGCAAAACCTTGACCAGAGCGGAGAATTCGGTTGGCGGTTATCTCATGCCATGCGCACCCGTGGAGGTTTTTTGAAAGCAGTCCTGGGTTGGAACGAATCCCTGGATGCAAAGGCGTTTCAGCAGGAGCAAGCCACCGCGCAAGTTATCAGCACCGGCCTTTTATTGGCCAACGCGTTACTGGTGGGCTTTGTGATGGTCAGCGTCTTTGGAGTATTGATTTCGATAATTAGGATGGAATTGTTATGGTAA
- a CDS encoding type IV pilus modification PilV family protein gives MVIKKQRPSSGELMTLACFQSRRNSRKKQEEGALTTELMVALGILVVTMLPLAVAFTREHRLIQTSYQKSVAMEIIDGEMEILAAGEWHNFQQGTHPYPLHAQAAKNLPTGKAMLTVDAQRLRLEWVPEEKGFRVTREAVGK, from the coding sequence ATGGTAATCAAAAAACAGCGTCCGAGCAGTGGGGAGTTGATGACCCTGGCGTGTTTTCAATCTCGCCGCAATTCCCGCAAGAAACAAGAGGAGGGTGCACTGACCACCGAATTAATGGTGGCTTTGGGAATCCTGGTTGTCACCATGTTACCGCTGGCGGTGGCATTCACACGCGAGCATAGGCTGATCCAAACCTCCTACCAGAAATCGGTGGCGATGGAGATTATTGATGGAGAAATGGAAATTCTCGCTGCGGGCGAGTGGCACAATTTCCAGCAGGGAACGCACCCCTACCCGCTCCATGCACAGGCTGCAAAAAATCTGCCGACCGGTAAAGCGATGCTCACTGTAGATGCTCAGCGCCTGCGCCTGGAATGGGTTCCAGAAGAGAAGGGTTTCAGAGTGACAAGGGAGGCCGTTGGAAAATGA